A genomic segment from Gossypium hirsutum isolate 1008001.06 chromosome D04, Gossypium_hirsutum_v2.1, whole genome shotgun sequence encodes:
- the LOC107899663 gene encoding L-type lectin-domain containing receptor kinase VIII.1 yields the protein MLSFSYSLPLFLCFISSFNGIFAATEFDFGTLNLSSLKLLGDAHLNNGSVRLTRDLQVPASVAGRALYSKPVRFREPQTHSPCSFSTFFSFYITNLNPSSIGGGLAFVISPDGDFIGAGGGSLGLLDDKGRGSGFVAVEFDTLMDVEFDDFNGNHVGLDLNTMVSSQVGDLGALDIDLKSGDLVNSWVEYDASSGIFNISVSYSTLKPKEPMLSFPLDLDHYVNDFMYVGFSGSTQGSTEVHSIEWWSFSSSFNSTSPPPPTATLMNPTANIVKSKPPSLAPSDSHLSKSSSSSSCHNQLCKQGPGAVAGVVTAGAFVLALFAGALIWVYSKKLKHVKKSESFPSEIIKMPKEFRYKELKAATRCFDANRIIGHGAFGTVYKGILPDNGNIVAVKRCSHTSQGKNEFLSELSIIGTLRHRNLVRLQGWCHEKGEILLVYDLMPNGSLDKALFEARTPLPWAHRQKILLGVASALAYLHQECDHQVIHRDVKTSNIMLDEGFNAKLGDFGLARQIEHDKSPDATVAAGTMGYLAPEYLQTGRATEKTDVFSFGAVVLEVASGRRPIERNANAAAKVGANGNLVEWVWSLRREGRLLAAADARLEGNFNEGEMRRVLLVGLACSHPDPLARPTMRGVVQMLVGEAQVPIVPKAKPSMSFSTSHLLLSLQDTVSDCNDMINFFSSSSENSHIGPDLV from the coding sequence ATGTTGTCATTTTCTTACTCATTACCTCTCTTCCTCTGTTTTATCTCAAGCTTTAACGGAATCTTTGCTGCCACAGAGTTCGATTTCGGTACGTTAAACCTCAGCAGCTTGAAGCTCCTTGGTGACGCTCACTTAAACAATGGGAGCGTCAGACTCACTCGCGACCTCCAAGTACCCGCTTCCGTCGCCGGCAGAGCCTTGTACTCGAAACCCGTCAGATTCCGGGAACCCCAGACTCATTCTCCTTGTAGCTTCTCCACCTTCTTCTCCTTCTACATTACCAACCTTAACCCGTCTTCTATCGGCGGTGGTTTAGCCTTTGTCATTTCCCCGGATGGTGATTTCATTGGCGCCGGCGGCGGCTCTTTGGGACTCTTAGATGATAAGGGTCGGGGCTCGGGGTTCGTTGCTGTTGAATTCGACACTCTTATGGACGTAGAATTCGATGATTTTAATGGGAACCATGTTGGTTTGGATCTCAACACCATGGTTTCTTCTCAAGTTGGTGACTTGGGGGCTTTAGATATTGATCTAAAAAGTGGGGATCTCGTTAATTCATGGGTCGAATACGATGCTTCATCTGGGATTTTCAATATCTCCGTTTCTTACTCAACCTTGAAGCCTAAAGAGCCCATGTTATCATTCCCTCTAGATCTCGATCATTATGTTAATGATTTCATGTACGTAGGATTTTCAGGCTCAACACAAGGAAGCACCGAGGTCCATAGCATTGAATGGTGGAGTTTTAGCTCTTCTTTCAACTCAACTTCTCCGCCGCCTCCAACGGCTACTTTAATGAACCCAACGGCTAATATTGTTAAATCAAAGCCACCTTCATTGGCTCCTTCAGATTCTCATTTGAGTAAGTCttcgtcttcttcttcttgtCATAACCAGCTTTGTAAGCAAGGTCCAGGGGCTGTTGCAGGGGTGGTAACGGCTGGGGCTTTCGTTTTAGCCTTATTTGCTGGGGCTCTCATATGGGTTTACTCTAAAAAGTTGAAGCATGTGAAGAAATCCGAGTCTTTTCCATCGGAGATTATCAAAATGCCAAAAGAGTTCAGATACAAAGAGCTGAAAGCAGCTACGAGATGCTTCGATGCTAATAGAATTATCGGTCACGGTGCGTTTGGGACTGTCTATAAAGGCATTTTACCGGATAATGGCAACATTGTGGCTGTCAAGAGATGTAGTCATACTAGTCAAGGCAAGAATGAGTTTTTATCTGAATTGTCAATAATTGGGACCCTTAGGCATCGCAATCTTGTAAGATTGCAAGGATGGTGCCATGAGAAAGGTgaaattttattagtttatgaTTTAATGCCTAATGGGAGTCTGGATAAAGCATTATTTGAAGCCAGAACGCCATTACCATGGGCTCATAGGCAGAAAATTTTGTTAGGAGTTGCCTCTGCTTTGGCCTATTTGCATCAAGAGTGTGATCACCAGGTTATTCATAGAGACGTTAAGACCAGCAACATAATGCTGGATGAAGGGTTCAACGCAAAGCTAGGCGATTTTGGTTTAGCAAGGCAAATTGAGCATGATAAATCGCCTGATGCCACGGTAGCTGCCGGCACAATGGGATATTTGGCTCCCGAATATCTTCAAACTGGGAGAGCAACCGAGAAAACGGATGTGTTTAGCTTTGGAGCTGTGGTTCTAGAGGTGGCTAGTGGAAGAAGACCAATCGAGAGAAATGCCAATGCAGCGGCAAAAGTTGGAGCGAATGGGAATTTGGTGGAATGGGTTTGGAGTTTGCGTAGAGAAGGGAGATTGTTAGCTGCAGCTGATGCCAGGCTGGAAGGTAATTTCAATGAGGGTGAGATGAGGAGGGTCCTCCTGGTGGGGTTAGCATGTTCACACCCTGACCCACTGGCTAGACCCACAATGAGAGGCGTGGTCCAAATGCTGGTGGGGGAAGCCCAGGTCCCAATTGTTCCAAAAGCTAAACCCTCAATGAGTTTCAGCACTTCTCATCTATTGTTGAGCTTGCAGGACACTGTATCTGACTGCAACGATATGATAAACTTCTTCAGTTCCTCGTCAGAAAATAGCCACATTGGTCCGGACCTTgtctaa
- the LOC107899665 gene encoding DNA-binding protein S1FA: MSDEFEFADKGNKIIYQTEAKGFNPGLIVLLVVGGLLLTFLVGNYVLYSYAQKTLPPRKKKPTSKKKMKKERLKQGVSAPGE, encoded by the exons ATGTCAGACGAGTTCGAGTTCGCCGATAAG GGAAACAAGATTATTTATCAAACTGAGGCCAAAGGATTCAATCCTGGCTTGATAGTGCTGCTGGTTGTTGGGGGGCTACTGCTAACATTCCTTGTTGGGAACTATGTACTTTACTCGTATGCACAGAAGACTCTTCCACCTAGAAAAAAGAAGCCAACatcaaagaagaagatgaagaaagagAGGCTGAAGCAAGGAGTTTCTGCACCAGGAGAATAA
- the LOC107899664 gene encoding cell number regulator 8: protein MANNNNLEESSPLLSKQVSVEEDEKKNLNVNNSTDVAASPAARTGAGFGWTANGLPLVHGSVVGEPMGRSQWDSSLLACLGRNDEFCSSDVEVCLLGSVAPCVLYGSNVERLGSAPGTFANHCLPYSGLYLIGNSFFGWNCLAPWFSYPTRTAIRRKFNLEGTCEALNRSGGCCLEDEVQREQCESACDFATHVFCHACALCQEGRELRRRLPHPGFNAQPVLVMIPPGEQTMGRGD, encoded by the exons ATGGCCAACAACAACAATCTAGAGGAATCCAGCCCTCTTTTGAGCAAACAAGTTagtgttgaagaagatgagaagaaGAATCTAAATGTTAACAACTCCACCGACGTGGCAGCTTCGCCGGCAGCTAGGACCGGAGCTGGGTTCGGGTGGACCGCCAATGGTCTGCCCTTGGTCCACGGGAGTGTCGTCGGAGAACCTATGGGCCGGTCTCAGTGGGATTCCTCCCTCCTCGCTTGTCTTGGCCGTAACGATGAGTTTTGCAGCAGTGACGTTGAAGTTT GTCTACTAGGAAGCGTGGCCCCTTGTGTGCTGTACGGAAGCAATGTTGAAAGACTTGGATCTGCACCTGGGACCTTTGCAAATCATTGCTTGCCTTATTCTGGTCTTTACCTGATTGGAAATTCCTTTTTTGGCTGGAATTGTCTTGCTCCATGGTTTTCATACCCTACCCGAACTGCAATTCGGCGCAAGTTTAATCTGGAG GGTACCTGTGAGGCACTTAACAGGTCAGGTGGATGCTGTTTGGAAGATGAAGTGCAACGTGAACAGTGCGAGTCCGCCTGTGACTTTGCAACACATGTTTTCTGCCATGCATGTGCTCTTTGCCAGGAAGGCCGTGAGCTTCGTCGAAGGTTGCCTCACCCAGGGTTCAATGCTCAGCCTGTGCTGGTCATGATCCCTCCTGGCGAGCAGACCATGGGCCGTGGTGACTGA